The genome window cccctcacctctgtgagctttgcacaactctttcggtcgctgagaaactcattccaccttgcatggtctcatcctttaccaagcgcctcacttgccttcagcaccatcaagtatagttgtcaacgttgagccgtaactcaaactcagccatcccaccctttgtgcgctccacattcttccaagcttgcctgttctcgtggtgcctcttgcgcgaagggttggccattcctctgaatgtcaatctcagatgcccgctcctccgagcgactctttaTCCCTACATCTccttgcccgttttcccccaaacggtcacgcgtgtgctgactgccctcaacgcagcctcgctaggtcccccacatttgcatgctaagtgtttctatgagtgcttgtcccactctgataccatttgtcacggacttagctggatttgcctaagtcgtgcggcacccttgcgtgtccgtccgcaaaggtcaacctcccctaagcctcccatggtcccttaggacccactaaagagaaaacaggttagagagaacgcctcactcaggatccacaagcaaacattccaagaaacacttcatagacaatgcaaattaaaaacagactttacaagctctgaataattgcacaacaaagggttaaaatggtccattatagaccaaaaatctctcacacatgtccacataacacaacctttatttacaagcctaaagcggccactaacttaactaaaatgagactattaagccttcggccgtccctctacatgctgtacaaagcatgaacataccaaaagacacggacatacataagcattacatcaaacatcttgtttcgaagtttgtccgtgacaaaacgTTAAAATATGCTTACATGGCATATtgaatcataataaattattaatataataatatatataatttaaattaaaaaattttaaaataaccaTTAATAGCAGGAGGAGACATCGTCATGGAAGTGACCACCAACAGCAATACTAAGCCACTACTGCTTAGTAGGGTGCCGTATGCATGTAGCCTCTCTCGTGTTGATGATAAACTCATAAACTTTCGGTCCTACCTCAGGTGGATGTGTGTCGATCAATTCGACGCTATTTATGCAATGGTTTTCTAATTCCTCATTCTCCTTCTAAGTATCTTCATCCCCACCACTTCTCACTTTGTCTTTTTTTGCACTCGCACACGTTATGCCTATAACGTGGTGGTCCAGTTCTTCCTCACCTTCGCTTTTGACGTTTCATACCTTTACCTCTCCGCCTTCGTTTGTCATTATAGCCTCCATCGCTTCCACTTCCTCGACAAGATAgacttttttttaaacttaaattatatatatcattatattaataatttattatgagttagtataTCATATAAGTAGATTATATCGTCTATCAAATCAAATTTGATGAGAAGgacttatatgctacgtttttaaaaatataaaagttattttaAATACAAGTAAAATCATAAGGACTTAAGTTGTCTATGACCAAAATCATAGGggctaaaataattttttaacttaaattacatatgtcattatattaatagtttattatgaattAGTATATTACATAAACATATTCTAATGTTTATTAACTTGACGGGAGCAACTTATATactatgttttaaaaaatataagagttATTTTATATATGAGTAAACTATAATAATTTAAATGATGTATGATCAAAATCATAAAAGTTAAAATGAACATTATCCcactatatatataaaaaaaaagcttCGTATACCatcaacttaaaaaaaaaaaaaaaaaacaaagaaaaagatctGATCACTTAGTTTCGTTGCAAACTTTTCCCAATAGACAACGACAACGATTTGACACTTTTCTTGGACTTGTCTGATCATTTTTTATCCTTATTCTTCCTGTTGATTGTCCCATCGGTTATCATTTGATCAATGACTTGTAAGCGTTTGTGATTCCAAAAATTATGTTTGCACAACTTAAtagagagagaggggagagagAAATGAATCATAAATGAGGAAGAAAGGAGGAGTTAGCAAGGTTATCTTAATGAGGAGAGGAAAAGAGGAGTTACTGTTCTCTTCACGCGAAAATTAAAGCCGCAAACGCTTTACACCGAGCAGCGTATAAAATTTAAAGACGAGCAAAGAAAACGGCAGATGTTTTCTTGGTTCCATCCAGTGCAAGATTCACCATGCCCTCGAGATATTGGACAGCATTCTTCACGATCTTGGTTGTCTTCCTCTGCAGTTCCAGCGATGCCTGCAAAGCCGGCCAATCCAAGTGTCGGGTCTTCGATGTGACTCGCTTTGGAGCCGTTCGTGGATCCCAAGACAACAGTCAGGTACGTGTGTTGcatgtctcctcctcctcctcctcctcgtaagGCTGACGGATACATGTTATATGTATGTTTGCCAGGCTTTCTTAGCGGCTTGGAGCGCTGCATGCCGTTTCAAGGGGAAGGCGACGTTTGTGGTTCCAAAGGGAACCTTTAAGTTAAGCCCTGTGCAGTTCAAAGGCCCATGCTACGATGGCGCATCTCCATCCGTCAAGATCAGAGGAGTCTTGCAAGCCCTCCCTGGTTCTTCCGACGACAACTACTGGATCAAGTTCAGTGACCTGAACAGGTTATCAGTGGGTGGTGGTGGCGAGATCGACGGTCAGGGCGCTGACTCCTGGTCAGGCAACAAATGCAATAAGGAATGCAAGCTATCCAGCACTGTAAGATTTCCGTTCATCGATCGTCGTCCGTTCCTGCATCATCTCTTTGCTGACACTCGCACTCATGCAGACGCTGAAGTTTGACAGAGTACGCGACTCGAGGGTCGCCCGTCTCAGTTTGCTAAACAGCAAGGCGTTCCACATCAAGTTTCACAGGTGCGATAACATCGACGTTTACGGTCTCAAGATCTCCGCCCCCTGGAACAGCCGCAACACCGATGGCATTCATATCGCCGTCACCAACGGCATAACCATCAGAAGCTCCATCATCGGCACCGGCGACGACTGCATCTCCGTCGGTCAAGGTTCAAGGAACGTCACGATATCCAACATCATCTGCGGCCCGGGCCACGGGATCAGGTAACTCAAATAGTTTTCCATGGGTATCCGTGGATTGGTTTGACCTTTCTCCTCCTCGTCCTAGTGTGGGAAGCTTAGGCAGGTACGAGAACGAGATGGATGTGGTTGGTTTGGTGGTGAAGAACTGCACGATAATGCACACCGCCAATGGCTTAAGGATCAAGACATGGCCAGGTTCGTCAAAAAGTCGGGCGAGTGGCCTATTGTTCGAGGACATAAACATGATTGATGTCTCTAATCCCATCTTCATCGATCAGAAGTACTGCCCAGGAAACGATTGTTCAAGTGAGGTAAAGTGTTCCCTTCCATTCTCTCTCACAGATGAAGCTGCTCGAGTTAAACGCTTCTTACAGAGCTTGTTGCTCTGCAGCCTTCAAAGGTGCAGATTAACGATGTCAAGTTTCGGAGGATAAAGGGAACGTCTCGGACCAAGTTAGCAGTGAACCTGCTGTGCAGCAGTGATGCCCCCTGCAGCAACGTTGAACTCGACGACATCAGGTTGGAGTGCTCGGCTGGTGGGGAATGCAGGACAACCTCGTCATGCACCAACGTGAAGGCCAACTTCTCGGGCGTGCAGATTCCAAGTCCCTGTCTCTAGGAGCAGCACTAATGTTTGCCGTTCCCATATTCCTAGCAAAGGAGCCCTATCCTTGAGTTTTAGCATAGGTAGTCTTCTTAGTCTTGAAACCAGGATAGTAGGTTCTCATAGTTGAGGCTCATAATGCAACATGCGTGCGTTCTTCTTTGTCTTTAGTGCAGCTTACGCATGGCTGTTACTTTTATCTTCAATGCAGTATGCATGCGTTTACGAGTATATATAGACAAGTCCAGTTTCTAGCTAGAGTTATCTTTTCATCCATATATGTCTCACCATTTCTACAACTTTAATCCTCCTCCATTCTGTGTGATGAGGAGTGATTGAGTCGGAAGTACTGACATATGAAGGTTCTTAATACATTAATGGTAAGGTCTGGTCTTTGGTGATATATATGAACCCAGACAGTATGATCAGTACGCTTTACAGAAACAGAACACAGCTGAAGAGTATCAGCAAGTAAACGGGGACGGCGAGTCTGTCTCCATGATCATAGTACCCACCATagccatcaatatcatcatccAGGTGTTCATTAACGTTGAAGTCCCCTGCATCCAGCAAAACAAAGAAGTCAATGCCTTTCCTCTCGCATGGCGTGATCCATCACTACCATCGAAGACTCTCTCATCGGTTGCTACCTCTCTTACTGGTGTGGCCACAGCCTGCGTCGAGGGTGTAACGCACATCTCGGACCGATGCGCCATTGTAGAACCGGAAGTTGTAGAGTATGTTGTCCACGCAAGAGAGCACCAGCTTCGTCTCGGTGAGACACGGCCCACCGCAGTAGCCATCGGTTGCCTCTTGAGGGATATTTAGAGTCCCCCCTGCGTTCAGCCTATAGGACTCTTGGCAGCTGCTGTAAACCTTTTTTACGTGCCACCAGAGAAATCATTGAGGAAATATGGAGAAAGAAGAATTAGAAGAAACCCAGTGCTTCTTCACTTACGTAACGATCGTTGAAACAAGCCAACGCTGTTGCAACAATGTCTTCAGCATTTTGATCTGCGCAAACACGTTGGGTAGGATTAGTCAATTTGTTTTCTTGGTGCAATCAATCAGAGTAACAAGAGAACGCTCACCTGACTTGCAACAAGCCGTAGATAAGCAAAGCACAGCCAGCAAGAGGGACCAGCACTTGAGAGGGGAGATGGAAGACATGGTGCCTTCAAGCATGTAAGATACAAGTGGAGAGGATAGATACAACATTGTGGATTTATAATCAAACAGCTTCCCGGTCAAACCTTCTTTCATCAGTTTGATCTTTTCATCATGCTTTTTGGTGGATGATCCAACTAATGCTTTTTCGTAAATGATGAGTGTGTTTGATAAAGAAATAGATTCAAAGGAGATGGGGCTACTTTGGTGATCAACCTTCTTGCTGATACATTACTTTAGTGATCAGTGCTAGTAGTAGCTGTGACTTAAAATATGGGTGGATGAAGTGTTTCTAGTTCTAGTTTATGAGACAGATAGAATTAGGTGGGAAAAGACGTTGAGCATTCCTTTGACTTGATAGAATGGTTGCAGAAGACTGCATTTTCCACCCTACTCCAACTACCATTACTTTTCTTGGTAAGCATTTGAAGAGGTTTCCTATTGAAACCTAAATCCCACTTGATGTATTCTTAACCAAATATCTTCGAGTATCACTATCAATTGATGTTTTATTATCATTATGCTAACATTCAGATGACAAAGATTAATTATAATGGCATATCTGTAAGTCTTTAGGTATTACTTACAATCAATTGAAGTTTCATTGTCATTATGCTACCACTCAGATGATGAAGATTGATTACAATCAAATATTTGTAATTTCTTGAATATAAGTACTAAACTTAAATTTAATTGAgtagatacaaaaaaaaaatatttttagatattcAAAAAGATTATTAAGCCTACTTGGATTACGAATTTTCTATAACCTTGGTTTTATTAGGGCTAATTCAATACCTTACTTGAGTTTAACCCAAATATAAATCCACGCCTAACCCAACCCTACTTAACTCAATCCATCAATATGATCCAATTAAAATGTTGATCGAAAATGTAGcatattattttttagattagATTGATCCCAagcaaataagttttttttttaaaggataaGTGACAAAAAAAAGGATCCATCAAAATCTTTGCCAGTCAATACTTTCaaaaatatgattttaaactcttgaccaaatcaatatttatatcaaATAGGTATAATGAAATAGTTGAAAAatagatttttattatatatatcttgtgGACTTTAATCCACCCACAGGTGCCAAATTGAGGTCTCTCACGGTAAAAAGCTTTGGGTTTGACACTAGGCAAAATATTCTTTATTAAAATATTCTTCACATCATCAACATCATCGTATATGTATGTTAACGCACGTGAAGATCTCATCAAAATGCTTGACCCGATTGATTGATGGAGTTTTGGTGACGGATAAGAAAACGATTCTTGATTTCTTTCGTCATACTTAAAAAGTCACAATTTGTGCTCCTTTCCGATAACCAAGAAGAGAACAAAATAAAAATCTGTGTGATGACGTTTTATTAGGTGTTTGTGAGGCGTATGAAGTTATTATTTTTTTGGAGTCCTTAGATTATAATAATACCTATCACAATTGAATTCTTTTTCtttgcaattcatatatataAAGGTGATCAGTCTTATGTAAAGAATATCAAAATATTGGTCATGCTATGTGATTTTAGATCAGTCTTTTCAATAACCTCTTTTTTTAAGAATAAATGATGATATTCATATTTATTAGATGATATTTTGAATatgatatattatcattatatggatattttaaatataaaaaattatgaatattttatctaaaaaattatattatttgatttttaattCCAAATGAATTTTACGTTAGCGTACCCAATTTTCGTTAGTTCAATGAAAATACCCATCGCCTCTGCCCTTTTCTCTCATCGCCCCCTTCGCTTCATCACGGTTTCTGTCCTGCCCATGCTCACCACCACCATTGCCTCCTTCGTAACCTCTAGCTTCCCCCCTTCGCCTTTCAGTGCCGTCGTCGTCACCCCGCCTTCCACCAACCATCATCAGCATCTCTGACCTCTCTGTTGTCAACCTTCGGGAAAATCGTCCGTAGTGAGCGGCGGCAGGCAAGGGA of Musa acuminata AAA Group cultivar baxijiao chromosome BXJ1-7, Cavendish_Baxijiao_AAA, whole genome shotgun sequence contains these proteins:
- the LOC135678996 gene encoding exopolygalacturonase-like, coding for MPSRYWTAFFTILVVFLCSSSDACKAGQSKCRVFDVTRFGAVRGSQDNSQAFLAAWSAACRFKGKATFVVPKGTFKLSPVQFKGPCYDGASPSVKIRGVLQALPGSSDDNYWIKFSDLNRLSVGGGGEIDGQGADSWSGNKCNKECKLSSTTLKFDRVRDSRVARLSLLNSKAFHIKFHRCDNIDVYGLKISAPWNSRNTDGIHIAVTNGITIRSSIIGTGDDCISVGQGSRNVTISNIICGPGHGISVGSLGRYENEMDVVGLVVKNCTIMHTANGLRIKTWPGSSKSRASGLLFEDINMIDVSNPIFIDQKYCPGNDCSSEPSKVQINDVKFRRIKGTSRTKLAVNLLCSSDAPCSNVELDDIRLECSAGGECRTTSSCTNVKANFSGVQIPSPCL
- the LOC135678997 gene encoding uncharacterized protein LOC135678997, with protein sequence MLEGTMSSISPLKCWSLLLAVLCLSTACCKSDQNAEDIVATALACFNDRYVYSSCQESYRLNAGGTLNIPQEATDGYCGGPCLTETKLVLSCVDNILYNFRFYNGASVRDVRYTLDAGCGHTSKRGDFNVNEHLDDDIDGYGGYYDHGDRLAVPVYLLILFSCVLFL